One stretch of Rhinolophus ferrumequinum isolate MPI-CBG mRhiFer1 chromosome 5, mRhiFer1_v1.p, whole genome shotgun sequence DNA includes these proteins:
- the THAP6 gene encoding THAP domain-containing protein 6 yields MVKCCSAIGCASRCLPNSKLKGLTFHVFPTDENIKRKWVLAMKRLDVNSSGIWEPKKGDVLCSRHFKKTDFDKSAPNIKLKPGVIPSIFDSPSHLQGKSEKLHCRKNFTLKSLPVTNHNHQIGGASSHTEEFQSQFIFEHSYSVMDSPKKLKHKLDHVISELEDTKKSLQNVLDREKRFQKSLRKTIRELKDECLISQETANRLEAFCWEYCQESIE; encoded by the exons ATGGTGAAATGTTGCTCGGCCATTGGATGTGCTTCTCGCTGTTTGCCAAATTCCAAGTTAAAAGGACTGACATTTCATGT ATTCCCCACAgatgaaaacatcaaaagaaaatggGTATTAGCAATGAAAAGACTTGATGTGAATTCTTCAGGCATTTGGGAGCCTAAGAAAGGAGATGTGTTGTGTTCAAGGCACTTTAAGAAGACAGATTTTGACAAAAGTGCTCCAAATATTAAACTGAAACCTGGAGTCATACCTTCTATCTTTGATTCCCCATCTCATTTACAG GGGAAAAGTGAAAAGCTTCATTGTAGGAAAAACTTCACCCTCAAATCCCTTCCAGTCACAAACCACAATCACCAAATTGGTGGTGCTTCCTCGCATACTGAAGAATTTCAATCCCAGTTCattttt GAACATAGCTACAGTGTAATGGACAGCCCAAAGAAACTTAAGCATAAATTAGATCATGTGATCAGCGAGCTAGAGGATACCAAGAAAAGTCTGCAGAATGTTTTAGACCGAGAAAAACGTTTCCAAAAATCATTGAGGAAGACAATCAGGGAATTAAAGGATGAATGCCTCATCAGCCAAGAAACAGCAAATAGACTGGAAGCTTTCTGTTGGGAGTATTGTCAAGAGAGCATAGAATGA